In the genome of Amyelois transitella isolate CPQ chromosome 25, ilAmyTran1.1, whole genome shotgun sequence, one region contains:
- the LOC132903392 gene encoding uncharacterized protein LOC132903392, with protein MEVEEAICVYLLLRKKERKKKRQYWVHPILRDRFTHGQFQTLYPKLRSFEPKFFNYLRMSINSFDELLEMISKQIESNDTHMRSSVSPEEKLVITLRYLGTGCSFGELHYNFRLGKSTITGIVREVCEALWEKVTKNVMPESSEDIWKKIAKDFEKYANFPNCIGAIDGKHIRITKPKDSGSLYYNYKTFFSIVLLALCDSNYCFTFIDIGSYGKSSDSAIFKNSAFYKRLIEKSLHIPKPKPISETDPKPLPYVIVGDEAFGLSENVMRPYAGKGLSYEKKIFNYRLSRARRFIECTFGILANKWRIFHRPINVNIDFAEDIIKACCVLHNFVRTRDGIQYEDTLHTAPMSNLITLHAGRGTPSSLNIRDKYANYFVNEGRVEWQDTKI; from the exons ATGGAAGTCGAAGAAGCAATATGTGTGTACTTGTTGCTccgtaaaaaagaaagaaagaagaaacgGCAGTATTGGGTGCATCCAATATTACGCGATCGGTTTACTCATGGTCAGTTTCAGACTTTATATCCAAAATTAAGAAGTTTTGAACCAAAATTCTTCAATTATTTGAGAATGTCGATAAATTCATTTGATGAATTATTAGAAATGATAAGTAAACAAATTGAATCTAATGATACCCATATGAGGTCAAGCGTGTCCCCAGAAGAAAAACTCGTGATCACATTAAg atatCTGGGTACTGGTTGTTCCTTTGGAGAACTACATTACAACTTTCGTCTTGGCAAATCTACAATCACAGGAATTGTCCGTGAAGTATGTGAAGCTCTGTGGGAAAAAGTCACAAAAAACGTCATGCCTGAATCCAGCGAAGATATATGGAAGAAAATAGctaaagattttgaaaaatatgcaaattttCCCAATTGCATAGGCGCCATAGATGGCAAGCATATAAGGATTACAAAACCCAAAGATTCGGGTtctttgtattataattacaaaacttttttttccaTAGTACTGTTGGCACTTTGTGATAGTAACTATTGTTTTACTTTCATAGATATCGGATCTTACGGAAAAAGTAGTGATTctgcaatttttaaaaattcagcATTTTATAAAAGGTTAATAGAAAAGTCATTACACATACCAAAACCTAAACCAATATCTGAAACAGATCCTAAACCATTGCCATACGTCATAGTTGGCGATGAAGCGTTTGGTTTATCCGAAAATGTAATGCGACCCTATGCAGGTAAAGGGCTAtcatacgaaaaaaaaatatttaattacaggtTATCAAGAGCTCGACGTTTTATTGAATGCACTTTTGGAATTCTGGCAAACAAGTGGCGCATTTTTCATAGGCCTATAAACGTGAATATAGACTTTGCCGAAGACATAATAAAGGCCTGTTGCGTGCTACACAATTTTGTTAGAACTAGAGATGGTATACAGTATGAAGATACTTTACATACTGCGCCAATGAGTAATCTTATTACATTACATGCAGGAAGGGGTACACCATCATCATTAAACATTAGAGACAAATATGCTAATTACTTTGTGAATGAGGGTCGTGTAGAATGGCAAGACacgaaaatatga
- the LOC106141189 gene encoding uncharacterized protein LOC106141189, with protein sequence MDRFDTELFIDEVEKRPALWNIQCAEYSNKTIKNGAWQELVEIFGENEDSLEKKVLFGVLLQKKWKNIRDAYNKEFKKGKSIPSGSGACKGSKYMYFDRLSFLQKTIENKETITNIDEAKNEEIRNIDQKLDNFVNAREIQPVPNKRKKTKITSEERLADILENSIESRDKIQRQIQESMSKQDDDDKLFCMSLYKELKKVPENKRLATKIELLQVIQKGQKLPSPIHITSQQNTPNAVFWQNQQYSNPQGYFTGYSTIVPGESPSPLSCNSTDDSQSSIVQNIYSDV encoded by the exons ATGGATCGCTTCGACACCGAGCTATTCATCGATGAGGTGGAAAAAAGACCTGCTTTGTGGAACATCCAATGTGCAGAATATTCTAACAAAACGATTAAAAACGGAGCTTGGCAGGAGCTGGTGGAGATTTTTGGAGAAAATGAGGATTCTTTGGAAAAGAAGGTTCTTTTTG gtgtattattacaaaaaaaatggaagAACATCCGTGATGCTTATAATAAGGAATTCAAGAAAGGCAAATCAATTCCTTCTGGTTCTGGTGCATGTAAAGGTTCAAAATACATGTATTTCGACCGGCTTTCTTTTCTTCAGAAGACGATAGAAAACAAAGAAACTATCACAAACATAGATGAAGccaaaaatgaagaaattcgGAACATTGACCAAAAGCtagataattttgtaaatgcaCGTGAAATACAACCGGTACCCAATAAAAGGaagaaaactaaaattacttcaGAAGAGCGATTGGCTGACATATTAGAAAATAGTATTGAATCAAGAGATAAAATACAAAGACAGATACAAGAAAGTATGTCAAAgcaagatgatgatgataaactTTTTTGCATGTCATTGTATAAAGAGTTAAAGAAAGTTCCAGAAAATAAACGATTGGCTACTAAAATTGAATTGCTCCAGGTAATACAGAAAGGGCAGAAATTACCATCGCCTATTCATATCACGAGCCAGCAAAACACGCCTAATGCAGTATTTTGGCAAAACCAACAATATTCAAACCCACAAGGATATTTCACTGGATATTCTACAATAGTACCAGGAGAGTCTCCATCGCCTTTATCATGCAATAGCACTGACGATTCACAGTCTTCTatagtacaaaatatatattctgacgtataa